The genomic DNA GTGGTACTGCAGCGGGTAGCTGGGCAGGTCGGAGAAGGGCATGGTGCCGGGGAACTGCGGGATCTGCATGTCGAGGCTGGCCCAGCCCATCTTGACTCCGTCCCAGTCGATGACCTGGCATCGCAGGGCGTAGACCTTGCCGCAGTTTGTCTGCGCGTAGTGGCCGCGCTTGAACCTGGCCGCCACGGGCTTGCCGTTCTTGTATCCGAATACGGTGCATTCGGGCGGGAAGAGCGTCCAGGCATGCTCCCAGGCCACGGCCTTGTTCTTGAAGTagtcctcgcgcagctggatgacgtcgccgagctcctcctgcATGATCTCGTAGAGGAGGTCAATGtgctccttggccggctcctcgagcgtcggGTCGTTCCGAGCAGCCTGGAAGCGGTCCCAGCGGTGGACGAAGCACTCGAAGGGGGCCGCAAGCTTGAGACGCGACAGGTTGGTGAGGATTCCGGGGTAGTTGTGCAAAACGTCGTCCAAGATGGACCTCAGGTAGGGCGATTGGACGATGATGCTATCGATGACAAGAGGCTTGCGCGAGTCTGCGTCTTCCGGCTTTTCTGTTCATCTTGTCAGCGAGCTATCAATCCGTTGGCGCCCCGAGGCGGGACGAAACATGAATGGCGGACTCACGCTTGCGGACAATGATGGCGTActtctccgtctcctcgttcTCCGCGGCCTCTTCCAGGTCGTCGGGCTTCTTTTCCGTCCAGGACCTATTACCGTGCTTGTCGAACTTGGCGTAGAGGTCCTTGCTCTGCGCAACGAGGCCCACCATCTGCTTCTTGTCGCTCTctgcagtggtggtggtggtgccgtcaGCGGTGTCTGCAGCACGAATATGACTCCCGTTGCCAGTCGTACCTTGATCAGCGTCTGATCTGGATTCAGATGATCCGTCTTCAGCTTTGTCCTCTCCGGCTTTGTCGTCACCGGCGACGGACGCCGTCTCGACCGGCGTGACGACCACGACCGAGGTGGACTCGTCATCGCTCTTCCGAGCGTGATCCGCGGTGTCGGACATTGTGGCGGGTTGGGCTGCGCGATGTAGGGCGCTGGCTTGAGTGAGGGAGGTGGACGGTTCTACTATAATGCGCTGGAGCAGATGACGGATACGAGACTTCAACTTGGTCTGTCACTCAATGAGAGCAAGGGAGACGAGACACGCTGGCAAaaaggaggaagagggggggggatgggagCTCGTCAAACGTGGACGAAGCCTGCAGGCTCAGCCCTATCTTATAAGCTCGTGTGCCGCTGTCCGAGAGCCGTGCTGGATGCTCCCGTTTGCTAGGCAGCATCCGGCCCCTTGTTCAATACTAGGGTAGATCAAGGCCTAGGCATCGATCGACTCGTATCTTCACATGCGCAGGTCACTTCATCGCCACGAACCCAAGGCGAAATTACtcacaccgccgcccgctgcccgaTGCCGCTCTTCccccgcagcagctcgccaatCGTCACCCAGTCGAGCGGCCTGTGGGCTACCCGGGTCTCAACGACCCCTCGCCGCAGCTATCCTGTGCCGTGCCCGTTGGCgcttttgggggggggcggctgcCGACAGATCTGGGCACAGCCTAGTTACTCGAGCCTCATTATGGGGGCAGGATCAGCTTACCATGCAGAAGGCCCCCCCGGTCAAGATCCGGCGCAGCAGGCAAAGCTTGGAGGGGGTTTTGGGGGGCTGAATGGCACGTTTCCATGGGTGCTAGGCAGGCAACAGTGGCCAGTCAGACGTCGCGATTGCTTCATTGTGCACATCCATGTGCTGCCTTGTACGACTGCCTACAATATTGGGTCTCCGGAGAGAGTCAtcgccgcgtcgccaccGGTGACCGGACCCTGGCTGCCCCccccagacgacgacatggactgGACATGGAGCCTCACCGACGACTCAGCGGAAGGACGCAGTACAGTCtacatgtacagtatatggATATCACTGCGCCAGCCCGTCATACACAGTTGACGATGCCCGTCGTCGGATCAGTCTCCCACTTGCCTTGCGTGTCTCAGCTGGCCCTGCCCAAACGAAGCAGAGACTGGACCCGACATGACTGTGGCTGAGACGCGTGTCGCCAGCAaacgggcaggcaggtctCCATCAAATGACATCACCCACAGGACCAGACGCCGGTGCCATCCAAATTGATGGAGgctctgcctgccgccgatgACTCGGCCTCACCCGGCGCCAGTGACGCCGTTGTTCCAGACTCGGGAGTCCGGACTCCGGACCCTCGGAGCCCCCTTTcaagcaccgccgccgtgagtGGTCCGTCCGCTCCGGGCATTCATTCATCGCCGGGGGACTGAGGGGGGGGTCGAatcgcgcgtcgtcgcctgttcggccgcggcccgcccgcctccaaCGTCGGGAATGCAACCCAACACGGACCACCCACATTGATTGTCCAAACCCAACGCACCTAATCAAAGACGAAACGGTGCTGCTGAATGGCCAAGGGGATTACCAGCGCCGTCTAATTGGTGGCGCGCCTCGTGTCCCACACGACAATGGCGCATTGTGAATAGACGGCCGGCAAGCAAGCGACATCAAATGGATTCAGGACGAAGCGTGATACAGTACTGTATCCTTATTTCATAGTATATGCAAACGGCGGCTGCATCGTAGCGGTGAGGACATTTGTCCTACCAAGAGAGCCTTGTTGATAGAGAGCTCGCCTGCACTCCCCCAAGTCTCTCCTCGGCCTGGTACTACACCAGGCGTTTTTATCTCCGAACCGCCACATCATCGTCTTTCACCTAGATGGTAGAGAAAGATCACCCGCAACCAACAACATCCCACATCCAAATTCGCCAATGGGGTCGTTGCATCAAACGGCAATAACCCCGGATCGTTTCCCGGCCCCGACACCACCTCGGCTATTGACGACATGGACGCTTGGGTGGCCTAACCTGGCATGGATGGGCCAGGAAAGCAcccttccttcttcttctttccaTCGCAAGCGTCGCCCGATTTGccggccatcgccgccgtgcggGCTCACCCCGCATCCCCATTCTGCAGGTTGACGGTAgtaagccccccccctcttcctcgatCATGGATGTTGGATGCGCGCGCACGGCTGAGAGAGAGATCCATCCCACCTCATCATGAGGCCAAATTCGGCGTTGCCCGCTCTTCGATAGTAATGTAGTTGGCCCTTTTCTCCCACATCGGacctcttccttctccttttctctttgcctgcctgctgctgcctccttACTGCCCGCGATGCCTCCGCAGCCTGAGGCGATGCGGATACGACATGGAAAACTCCAAAGAGAAGCTAgactgctgcagcagcagcagcccgagcccTATCGACCATGAAGACTCGGCGCTGGAGACCCGAGAGGCCATCGAGATcgagccgtcgccaccgccgtcgccgccgcccgtcgacgacgacgacacggctTCCATTCCCAATGGAGGGACAAGAGCGTGGATACAGGTCGCCGGGACCTTTTTCATCTTCTTCAACACTTGGTGAGCAGCATGCAATCCCTAACCCTCCGCGCCCACGGGAgtcgtcgtcccccccctctgcacgcacgcacacacacatacacacaaaTACATGGCATGAAAACAAACGTCCACTGATCGCCCCCAGGGGAATCATCAACACGTTTGGCGCCTACCAGACGTACTACGAGTCCGGCGAGCTCTtcaccgcctcgtcctcggccatATCCTGGATCGGCGCCGTGcagtcgtcgctgctgctgctgctcggcatcATCAGCGGGCCGCTGTACGACGCCGGCTACTTCCACGCGCTCGTCTacggcggcgtcttcctcATCAACGTCGGGCAGATGATGCTGAGCCTCTGCGCCGAGTACTAccaggcgctgctcgcccagGGCTTctgcatcggcgtcggctgcggcATCGCCTACGtgcccggcgtcgccgtcttgtCCGGCTACTTCACCACCAACCtggccatcgccaacggcatTGCCACGGCTGGGAGTGGACTAGGTATGAGGAGgccccaacccaacccaactgtgaaaaaaaaaaaaaaaagaagtGTAGATGGAGAGTTCCCACATGAGTCGGGACTGAACTGAACTGACTGGCTGACCCTTGCTTGGCCTCTTCTCGTCGCAGGCGGTATCCTCTACCCCATCATCTTCAACCGGCTGCTCGATCGCATCGGCTTCGCCTGGACCGTCCGCGCCATCGGGCTCGTCATGTGCGTCACCTCGGCGATCCCGCTGCTCATCTtccgcccgcggcccaaGCCCCCCACCAAGCGCAAGCTCGTGGACCTGAGCGCCTTCAAGGAGCCCGCCTACACGTCCTttgtcctcggcgccgccatgaccgccatcaccatcaacaTCCCCTTCTACTACATGCAGTACTACGCCGTCAGCACGGGCATCGCCTCCCGCGAGCTCGGCTTCTACCTGCTGTCCATCATGCTCACGGGCTCCTTCTTCGGGCGCGTGCTGCCCAACCTGCTCGCCAACCGCGTCGGCCCCttcaacatcgtcgtcgtctgcacCCTCATGTCCGGGTGCCTGtgcctcgcgctcgtcaaCAACTacagcctcgccggcgtcgtggtcgcggcCACGCTGTttggcttcttctccggcgCGTACGTCTccctgccgccgacgtgctACGTGCGGCTGTCGCCCACgcggggcgtcgtcggcacgcgcatgggcatgggcttcgccatcgccatggtgGGTAACTTGATCGGCCCTCCGCTGGCGGGGCTGATACTCAGGCAAAAGGGCTTCAACTCGATGTGGATCTTCGCGGGGGTGTCGTCGATGGTTGGGGCGTGTGGCATGATGGCCAGTCGGAACATTCAAGGGAAATGGAAGCTGCTCGCAAAGTTGTAGAGCGATGCCGCACCGACTCTATATGCCAGTGGCATTTTTGTCACGTTCATGTATATAGGATGACTGACGGCAGACCTGTACACAGTCGGCGCATCCATAATCTCGTCAGCAACACAAGCCCAACATATGCGAAGCACACCTCGATTCAACATAGCTCTCATCACATCAGCCCCTCACGCTGTTGAGAACCTCCATGACATCGTCAAACTCCATCTGTCTcttcccgccgccccagacgTCCGTCATGGTCTTGTCCGCAATCCTGCgcacctcctcgtccgacaCGACGCCCACGTCCCTCAGCGTCGTCGGAAGGCCGAGGCTCCTCACGAACCTCTCCacggcgtccgcggccgacgcctcCCGCCACCCGAGCGTCtcgttgaagatggcgaggGTCTTGGCCTGCGCGGTCTTGTAGTGCGGGTTGCTCAGGTTGGCGGCCTGCCATCGCAGCACCGGCGCGAGCATGACGCAGCTTGTTATctggaggggagggagggttAAATTAGAAACTGGACGGGTCTTGAATGATATCAGGGCGCGCGAATgcggggagggagagggagtgGCCAGCAGACGTACCCCGTGCATGACATTGGCAACGGCTCCGAGCTGAGGTACCACGGATGGTTAGCAACTTAGCAACATCAGGAATAGGCGAGCAACAGATCCAGACTTGGAGAGAAGATTCACCTGATGTCCGATGGCGTGGCTCGGACCCATGGGCACACGCCATATCAGCAAACCAGTCAACGCCTCCCTCGAACCATACTGACACTCTGATACCCCCTCGAGCAACAACTGCCTCTCCTTATCAccggcctcctccttctcctcctgcgtcccctgctgctgctgctgcttctcgcccgcgcccctcgccctcgtcttcgccgccttATACTCCGTCAACCCCCCCAACATACACCGCAGCCCCCTCTCCGCATGTCCATGCAGTCCCTCGCACCGCCCCTCCGCGCTCTCCGGATTGCACATCAGTTCCACGCAGTGGTCCACGCACCGCACCCCGCTGCTCAGCCACAGCCTCtccgggctcgtcgccgccgccagctccgggTCCAGCAGTATCAGGTccggctgcccgccgccctcccagCCCCCAAAGtgctgcttcttgcccgTGCGCGCAttcgtcgccgagctcagcGCGTTCCACTCCCCCGCCGAGAGGCTCGTCGGCACGGCCACGAGGCGGCATGCCcgcgggcgcagcggcgTTCCGTCCTCggggcgcgcgtcggcgatgccccGCCGCTCATCCACCAGcgcctccatgtcctcctcggtgaAGTCGGGGGccaggttggcggcgagcaggcacGCGGCCTTGCACGCGTCGCTGTACGAGCATCCCCCCACGCTGATGACGCAgtcggcgcgcagccgctGGACGCGCCGCGCGATGTCCCGCACGTCCGCGTAGGGCGAgtggctgccgacgccgagcttcGTGTTGGCGAGCCGGTGGCTGCCCAGCGCGGActgcagcgcggcgatgCGGTCGCCGTGCTGCGCGGCCAGGGTCTTGCtggagacgaggaggacgcgcGAGCTGCCCCAttgcgcgagcgcggcggggACGTCCTCGAGGAAGTTGGAGTTGAAGATGGCGTCGTAGCCCTCGCGTGAGGGAATGTCGAGCTGCTGTACGCGCTTCTTTTCCAGCATTGTGAAAAAGAAAGTAAAGCTGTGTATTAGCCTTGGTCGTCGGTTGGAAAGCCGGTGATGGGGGCGCGAGATGTATGTTCCATGTAAGTCGACAACTGCTCTGGGAAGAGGCGTTATGTGCTGATGTATCTAGTAGTTAGTGATGGCATGAATGAACACCATGTTGGGATCTGCAATCGTGCTTGACCGGTTCGGCGCCGATAATCTGACGTCAGAACCGcaactacttcgtacgccCTAGCAACGTCATAAACGACGAAACTCGGCATCTCAGAATGTAAAATGAAATGGCAACTGTGCTTGGATGACGGCATCAGACCTCGACTGGAAACGCACAAGCGATGAACACAAATCTAGTTCAATTCAACGAGTAGCCAATCCCGCTATGCAACCATTTACTCCTCGGCAATGCCATGTGTTTGCCATCGCATATACCAACAGTCGCTCAAAATCTGAAACAGAAATCCACCAGACATGTCGGGTATCATCAAGCAGGGTCGCCGCGTACATCAACAACCATGCCTCGTCAGGTGGCGCCAGCGCTCAGCGTGGGTGCAACAGGCGCGGGACTCTGCTCGCTGGGCTCCAGCTCAGCCTTcatctccgcctcgccctcttccACCTGCTGGCTTGCCGACTtgcccgtctccgcctcgtctGCGTCACCCAGGCCGATCATGTCGATCCACTTCCagtgcccgacgacgtcgttgCCGCTTCGGTCGAAGatggccttgtcgtcctcgacacCGTCGTTGGAAGCAGGAACTCCTCCATCCTTTTTCGGCGTGTCAAGCTTGTCGAcatgcgcgccgtcgacgaggtcaccGGCATAGGTCCGCGCGACAGGAATACCGTTggcgcggaggagctgcagctgaGCGCGGAGGTTGAGGCGCAAGGCGCGCTCTggctgctcggcgtcgaaAATCTTCTTGGTAAGCCAGGGGAAGAGGATGCCAAAGTCCGACTGGCTCAAATGCGCCGAGTTGACGACGTAGAAAAAGTTGGGCTCCGGGAGCTTGATGCCGCTCGGGCGCTCATACATCTGAGGTGTCACCACTTTGGCGGAGGGATCGGGTgacagcagccgcgccttgACATGGAGGTGTTCTTTCCACTTGTAAAATGCGTCGGAttcgacggccagcagcgcggtgccgcccggcgccgaggcggtgtcggcgtagacgggcagcggcaggtTGAAGAGCGGCGCGGAATTGGGCGCTATCAGGGAGAAGCACCACATGTCGAGGAGCATCGTGACCGTCTTCTCGGTGATTTGTTTCCGGATGCTACTATTCGCCTTTGGGACAAACAGGGGCCGTTCCATTGCCGCCACCTCTGGCACGTCGGCGTAGTAGGTGCTCTTGAGGAACTGGACCGTGGTAGTTGCGCCGAAGCTATGTCCGCCAAAGATTATGCGCCCGGGCTCCTGCACGTCCAACTGGCCAACAAACTGCTTGAGGCTCGGTGTCGACGTGTTCAGGTTTGTGAAGGCGCGGTCGCTGTCCATGGCCAGCAGAGCGTCGTGGATCAGGCCCAATTCCCACAGGCGGATGCGGAGTTGGGCTTCTCGAGCCTCGTGGACTTCGGGCGAAACGTCGTGCGAAATGCGGTTGTATGGAACAACGCGCCGGGAACCGGATGAAAAGTAGCGACCGGACTCGCCGGGCTGTCGTATGAAGCTGATGACGGCGCTGCCGTCACGGTGCTCggggcagacgacgacgacgccgtgagAGGCAAGTGAGCCCGCGATATAAGAGTACGAAttgcggccgccaccgagccCGTGTGAGAAGATCATGGTCGGCCATCGGCCATTTGTCGTTTCAGACTTGTTGATTTTGGCGTTTTTGTGGACGGGGATCGTGGTGTAATGCAGGTGCCGAGGCAGAAAGCTGTCGGTTGACAATAGAGTTAGCATTGCCCCTCCACGGTGACACAGCGGGGAGAGATGCGTACGACAACAAGTCAGCCAGGGTCGAGCCAATACCGACGAACTTGGTATATGCCGAGACATGGTGGCGCTGGGGGTTCGGGAGCCAGCTGATGCGTTTCTCGTCCGATTCGGGCACGGCTGGGTAGAAGACGCGGAACTGCACCGTCGGGATGTCGGCAGCGCCCTCCGGGGCGTCGCTCGCGGCGTTGAGATCAGACACGGGAATCTCAACATCGACCGTTCCGACCTTATAGGGGCCCGTGTACTCAGGAAAGGCCGGCACCGGGCTCATGCGCGCCAGGTAGGCGGCGAGTTTGGACGTGGCCGAAGGGTCCGGGACGACCATGGCGAGGCAAGACAGTAAGCCGGCGGTGGAGGTATCGTCGCTACGCAGTCGGTGAGAGAGGGAATGACGCTGCTACGTGGCTCGTTTCGCGGGCGTGGTGAAGACGGGATATGT from Purpureocillium takamizusanense chromosome 4, complete sequence includes the following:
- a CDS encoding 1-alkyl-2-acetylglycerophosphocholine esterase (EggNog:ENOG503NX8X~COG:I), which produces MVVPDPSATSKLAAYLARMSPVPAFPEYTGPYKVGTVDVEIPVSDLNAASDAPEGAADIPTVQFRVFYPAVPESDEKRISWLPNPQRHHVSAYTKFVGIGSTLADLLSFLPRHLHYTTIPVHKNAKINKSETTNGRWPTMIFSHGLGGGRNSYSYIAGSLASHGVVVVCPEHRDGSAVISFIRQPGESGRYFSSGSRRVVPYNRISHDVSPEVHEAREAQLRIRLWELGLIHDALLAMDSDRAFTNLNTSTPSLKQFVGQLDVQEPGRIIFGGHSFGATTTVQFLKSTYYADVPEVAAMERPLFVPKANSSIRKQITEKTVTMLLDMWCFSLIAPNSAPLFNLPLPVYADTASAPGGTALLAVESDAFYKWKEHLHVKARLLSPDPSAKVVTPQMYERPSGIKLPEPNFFYVVNSAHLSQSDFGILFPWLTKKIFDAEQPERALRLNLRAQLQLLRANGIPVARTYAGDLVDGAHVDKLDTPKKDGGVPASNDGVEDDKAIFDRSGNDVVGHWKWIDMIGLGDADEAETGKSASQQVEEGEAEMKAELEPSEQSPAPVAPTLSAGAT
- a CDS encoding uncharacterized protein (EggNog:ENOG503P1IH~COG:C); the protein is MLEKKRVQQLDIPSREGYDAIFNSNFLEDVPAALAQWGSSRVLLVSSKTLAAQHGDRIAALQSALGSHRLANTKLGVGSHSPYADVRDIARRVQRLRADCVISVGGCSYSDACKAACLLAANLAPDFTEEDMEALVDERRGIADARPEDGTPLRPRACRLVAVPTSLSAGEWNALSSATNARTGKKQHFGGWEGGGQPDLILLDPELAAATSPERLWLSSGVRCVDHCVELMCNPESAEGRCEGLHGHAERGLRCMLGGLTEYKAAKTRARGAGEKQQQQQGTQEEKEEAGDKERQLLLEGVSECQYGSREALTGLLIWRVPMGPSHAIGHQLLTIRGTSARSRCQCHARDNKLRHARAGAAMAGRQPEQPALQDRAGQDPRHLQRDARVAGGVGRGRRGEVREEPRPSDDAEGRGRRVGRGGAQDCGQDHDGRLGRREETDGV
- a CDS encoding uncharacterized protein (EggNog:ENOG503NWXD~TransMembrane:12 (i60-78o98-118i125-146o152-174i186-207o219-239i260-282o297-314i326-344o350-369i390-410o416-435i)~COG:G), with amino-acid sequence MENSKEKLDCCSSSSPSPIDHEDSALETREAIEIEPSPPPSPPPVDDDDTASIPNGGTRAWIQVAGTFFIFFNTWGIINTFGAYQTYYESGELFTASSSAISWIGAVQSSLLLLLGIISGPLYDAGYFHALVYGGVFLINVGQMMLSLCAEYYQALLAQGFCIGVGCGIAYVPGVAVLSGYFTTNLAIANGIATAGSGLGGILYPIIFNRLLDRIGFAWTVRAIGLVMCVTSAIPLLIFRPRPKPPTKRKLVDLSAFKEPAYTSFVLGAAMTAITINIPFYYMQYYAVSTGIASRELGFYLLSIMLTGSFFGRVLPNLLANRVGPFNIVVVCTLMSGCLCLALVNNYSLAGVVVAATLFGFFSGAYVSLPPTCYVRLSPTRGVVGTRMGMGFAIAMVGNLIGPPLAGLILRQKGFNSMWIFAGVSSMVGACGMMASRNIQGKWKLLAKL
- a CDS encoding uncharacterized protein (EggNog:ENOG503P1IH~COG:C), encoding MLEKKRVQQLDIPSREGYDAIFNSNFLEDVPAALAQWGSSRVLLVSSKTLAAQHGDRIAALQSALGSHRLANTKLGVGSHSPYADVRDIARRVQRLRADCVISVGGCSYSDACKAACLLAANLAPDFTEEDMEALVDERRGIADARPEDGTPLRPRACRLVAVPTSLSAGEWNALSSATNARTGKKQHFGGWEGGGQPDLILLDPELAAATSPERLWLSSGVRCVDHCVELMCNPESAEGRCEGLHGHAERGLRCMLGGLTEYKAAKTRARGAGEKQQQQQGTQEEKEEAGDKERQLLLEGVSECQYGSREALTGLLIWRVPMGPSHAIGHQVNLLSKSGSVARLFLMLLSC
- a CDS encoding uncharacterized protein (EggNog:ENOG503P1IH~COG:C); the encoded protein is MLEKKRVQQLDIPSREGYDAIFNSNFLEDVPAALAQWGSSRVLLVSSKTLAAQHGDRIAALQSALGSHRLANTKLGVGSHSPYADVRDIARRVQRLRADCVISVGGCSYSDACKAACLLAANLAPDFTEEDMEALVDERRGIADARPEDGTPLRPRACRLVAVPTSLSAGEWNALSSATNARTGKKQHFGGWEGGGQPDLILLDPELAAATSPERLWLSSGVRCVDHCVELMCNPESAEGRCEGLHGHAERGLRCMLGGLTEYKAAKTRARGAGEKQQQQQGTQEEKEEAGDKERQLLLEGVSECQYGSREALTGLLIWRVPMGPSHAIGHQLGAVANVMHGVRLLATPSPSPHSRALISFKTRPVSNLTLPPLQITSCVMLAPVLRWQAANLSNPHYKTAQAKTLAIFNETLGWREASAADAVERFVRSLGLPTTLRDVGVVSDEEVRRIADKTMTDVWGGGKRQMEFDDVMEVLNSVRG